In the Streptomyces sp. 3214.6 genome, TCGAGCCGGGCGGCGTCGTCGAGGACCATGCGGGCGGCCGCGCGGACGGCCGCGGGGTTGCCGGGCGTGGCCTTGGCGACGGCGTGCGCGTCGGCGGCCGCGCGGGACTCCCCTATGGCGCTGAGCGCCTCGGCACGCGCCTGCGTGGCGGGCACCTCACGCGCGCGTGCCCGCAGCGCCTCCTGCGCGGCGTGCCGGTCACCGCCCGCGAACAGGGCCTGGGAGAGCGCGAGCGCGGTGCGCCGCTCCTTGGCGGACAGATAGCGGTTGCGGCTGGACAGGGCCAGCCCGTCGTCCTCGCGCACGGTGGGCACGGCGACGATCTCCACACCGAAGTTCAGGTCCCGCACCATGCGGCGGATCAGGGCGAGCTGCTGGGCGTCCTTCTGCCCGAACAGGGCCACGTCGGGCCGGGTGAGGTGCAGCAGCTTGGCGACGACGGTGAGCATGCCGTCGAAGTGCCCGGGGCGCGAACTGCCCTCCAGGCGCTCCCCCATGGGGCCCGCGGTGATGCGGACCTGGGGCTCGCCGCCCGGGTAGACCTCGTCCACGGCAGGGGCGAACACGACGTCCGCTCCGGCCTGCTCGGCGATCTTGATGTCGGCGTCCAGGGTGCGCGGGTAGCGGTCGAGGTCTTCGCCCGCGCCGAACTGCAGCGGGTTGACGAAGACCGTGACGACGACCTCGCCGTCCGGCCCGGCGAGCTCGCGGGCGGTGCGCACGAGGGTGGCGTGGCCCTCGTGCAGGGCGCCCATGGTCATCACGACGGCCCGGCGGCCGCCACGCGTGCGTGCGTGCAGTTCGCCGGCGGTGCGCAGCAGGGTGGTGGTCATCCGGCGTCTCCTTCGGTGCCGTACGGGCCGGGAGTTCCGGGGCTGCCGGGAGTGCCGTGGGCGCCCTCGGCGAGCACGCCGAGGAGGTCTTGGGCGAGTTCGGGCTTGAGAAGCCCGTGGGCGAGTGCGCGGTCGGCGGTCGCGCGGGCCATCGCGAGGTAGCCGGCGACGGTCTGCGGGGCGTGCTCGCGCAGCTCCGCGACGTGCGCGGCGACCGTGCCCGCGTCCCCGCGCGCGACGGGGCCGGTGAGCGCCCCGTCGCCGGAGCGCAGCGCGTTGTCGAGGGCGGCGCCGAGGAGCGGGCCGAGCATCCGGTCGGGGGCGTCGACGCCGGCGGCGCGCAGCAGCTCCATGGACTGGGCGACCAGGGTGACCAGATGGTTGGCGCCCAGGGCGAGGGCCGCGTGGTAGAGCGGCCGGCGTTCCTCGGCGATCCACTCCGGCTCGCCGCCCATCTCGATCACGAGGGCCTCCGCGGCCAGCCGCAGCTCGTCGGGGGCGGTGACGCCGAAGGAGCAGCCGGCCAGGCGCTGGACGTCCACGGGCGTGCCGGTGAACGTCATCGCCGGGTGCAGCGCGAGCGGCAGCGCGCCCGCGCGCAGGGCGGGGTCGAGGACCTTCGCGCCGTACCGCCCGGAGGTGTGCACGAGCAGCTGGCCCGGCCGTACGGCGCCGGTCTCGGCGAGGCCCTCCACGAGGCCGGGCAGGGTGTCGTCGGGGACGGTCAGCAGCACCAGGTCGGAGCGCTGGAGGACCTCGGCGGGCGGGACGAGGGGCACGTCGGGCAGCAGGAGCGCGGCGCGCCGCCTGGAGGCGTCGGAGACGCCGGAGACGGCGACCGGGCGGTGCCCGGCGAGCTGGAGGGACGCGGCCAGGGCGGGACCCACCCGGCCGGCGCCGACCACGCCCACGGCGAGCCGCGCGGGGCGGTCCCTGGGGTCTGGCTGTTGGGCTGTACTCACGCGACGAGGGCCTTCCGTTCCAGTCCGCTCCGGGTACCGGACGATTTCTCGTCATGTTAACGCGATCGGTTCGAGGGGCGTCCGGTTGTCCACAGGCTGTGGGCTTTCCCACCCGCCTCCCACTGGCCTCCCACCCGCCTCCCACCGGCTTCCCCACTGTTTCCCCGCTGCGTCCCCGGCTTCTTCCCCGCCGCGTTCCCGGCCGCCTTCCGGTGCGGGGCCGGGGGCCGTAAATGCGCGTGCCGATGCGAGCCGCGGCACGGCATCATCCGGGGCATGGCGAACACGGCAGAGCACGACGACGAGAAGACGGCGCGGCAGCGCCTGCGGGAGCGGCGGGCGGTCGCCTTCCGGGAGGCGGAACGCGTCCTGTCGCGCGGCGGCTTCCGGAGCCCGCTGCGGGATCGGCTGGCCCTGCTGCAGGAGGCCGAACACGTCTACGACCTGGACGAACCCGCGGACATCTACGGCGACGGGGTCGTGGAGGCCCTTGAGAGGCGGGTCGCCGGGCTGCTGGGGACGGAGGCCGCGGCGTTCTTCCCGACCGGCACGATGGCCCAGCAGATCGCCCTGCGCTGCTGGGCGGGCCGCACCGGCAACCCCACGGTCGCGCTGCACGCGCTGAGTCATCCCGAGGTATGGGAGCGGGGCGCGTTCACCACCGTCAGCGAGCTGCGCACGGTCCAGGTGACCCGCGAGCCCCGCCTGCCCACGGCCGAGGAGGTCCGCGCCTTCGAGGAGCCCTTCGGGGCGCTGATGCTGGAGCTGCCCCTCAGGGACGCCGGTTTCGTACTGCCGTCCTGGGAGGAGCTGACGGAGGTCGTCGAGGCGGCGCGCGAACGCGACGCGGTGGTGCACTTCGACGGCGCGCGCCTGTGGGAGACGACCCACCACTTCGGCCGCCCTCTGCACGAGATAGCGGACCTGGCGGACAGCGTCTATGTGTCGTTCTACAAGTCCCTCGACGGCTTCGGCGGCGCCGCGCTCGCCGGCCCGAAGTCGCTGGTGGAGGAGGCGAAGACCTGGCGGCACCGCTACGGCGGAATGATCTTCCAGCAGTTCCCCACCGTCCTGTCCGCCCTCATCGGCCTGGAGCGGGAACTGCCCCGGCTGCCGGAATACGTGGCCCACGCGCGCGTGGTGGCCGCCGCACTGCGTGAGGGGTTCGCCGAGGCCGGTGTGCCGTGGGCGCGCGTGCACCCCGAGATGCCGCACACCCACGAGTTCCAGGTCTGGCTGCCGTACGAGGCGGACGTGCTCGCCGAGGCGGCGGCGCTCCAGGCCGAGGAGACGAAGACGATGCTCTTCGCCACCGCCTGGGAGCGCGGCGGCCCGGGGCTGTCCCTCACCGAGGTCTCCGTCCGCGCCGCCGGCCTCACGTGGACGGCGGACGACGTGAAGGCGGCGGTCGCGGACTTCATGGACCGGGTGGCACGCGTGGCCGAGGAGACCGGCAAGCGGGGGGTCAGCAGGTAGGGCGCGGGCGCAGTCGGCGGGCCAGGGCCCGCCGCAGCCTTCCGCGCGCGGGACGGCCCGCGAGGACCGCGCGGAACTGCTGGTGGTCGCGCAGTTCGCGCATCACCTGCCAGTCGTGGGCGCCGAGCGCCGGGACGGGGGGCTCGCCGTGCTGCCGGGCGCGGTAGGCGTCGAGGGCGTACTGCTGCGTGATGCTCATGGCCGATGCCTCTTCAGGTCTTCAGGACGTGTCGGGTCTTCAGGACGTGTCCGGTCTTCAGGACGTGTCACGTGTCGGGACGTGGAAGGGGAATCCGGAAGGCTCCGCGGCGGCCCCGGTGTCCTCAGGCTGCGCCCGGCCCGCGCCCCGCGTCGCGTCGATTGACGGCGACCGTCAATCGGGAACCCGTTGTCAGTGGTGGGGTGCACCATGAGGGCATGGGCGTGAACATCGACATCGCGGGGCTGCGGCCGGAGAGGGTCGCCGTCGTTCCTTCGCCCCTGGCCGAGCTCGGTCAGGCGCTGCACGCACTGTCCGAGCCGGGGCACCACCCCGGTCTGCAGGGCTGGGTCACCGGCGTCACCGCCCGGCTCGACCCACGACTGGCCGACCGGATGTGCGAGGCCGACTTCCTGTGGCGGACGACGTTCTCGGACCTCTTCCTGCCCTACGCGGGCATCCCGGGCCGCAGCACGCTCCCCGGAGCCACGCTCGCCGAGGAACTCGACCTCCTGGACAAGCTGACGGACGACGAGTTCGTGGACCTCGCCCTGGAGTTCACATGCGCGCCCGGGTACGACCTGCCGAGCCCCAGCGTCCTCTCCGACCCCGCACTGCGCAGCCGCACCTTCGAACTGGCCGCCTCGCGCGGACCGCGCCAGGTGAGGTTCACCCGGCGGGTGCTCGATGACCCGCCACGCGTGCGTGCCTGGCTGAGGGAGTTCCTGGAGGACTGCGAAGAGGCGTTCTTCGCCGATGTCTGGGCCCGCGTGAGCCACGCTCTCGCCGCGGACGCCCGCCACAAGACGGATCTGCTGCGCCGCAAGGGCCTGGCGGAAGCGCTCACCGCGGTGTCCCCGGCCGTGACGCTGGATGAGCAGGCCGCGCGGATCGTCGTCGACAAACTGGTCGACGCACGCTGCACCACAGGCGACGGGGGCCTGTTGCTGGTGCCGACGAGTCTCGGCTGGCCGCACCTGGCGGTGCTGCACCGGTACGGCTGGCAGCCGGTGATCCACTACCCGGTCGGTTCGCCGGAGCTGGCGTCACCGCCGTCTGTGGAGCAGCTGACGCTGCGGCTGACCGCGCTGTCCCACCCGGTCCGGATGCGGATCTGCCGCCAACTGGCCCGCAGCGCCTACACCACGACCGAGCTGGCCCAGGTCCACGGTGTGACGGCCCCCGAGATATCCCGGCACCTCGGTGTCCTGAAGAAGGCGGGCCTGCTCACCACGCGCCGGCGCGGCCGGTACGTGCTGCACCAGCTCGACGTGACCGTGGTGGCCCGGCTGGGCAGCGACTTCCTGGAGGGGATACTCCGCTAGAACCTGTCCAGGCGGGCTCAGTGGCCGCCCGCGCGGACGAGCCCCGTCTCATACGCCAGGACCACCACCTGGACCCGGTCGCGCAGCCCCAGCTTGGTGAGGATGCGGCCCACATGGGTCTTGACGGTCGCCTCGGACAGCACCAGCCGGGCCGCGATCTCCCCGTTGGACAGCCCCTGGGCGACCAGCACCATCACCTCGCGCTCCCGCTCCGTGAGCCGCTCCAGCCCCTTGTGCCGGGGTTCCTTGCCGGCGCTGGGCAGCATCGGCGCGAACCGGTCGAGGAGCCGGCGGGTGGTGGACGGGGCGACCACCGCGTCACCGCTGTGCACGGAGCGGATGGCGGCGAGGAGCTCGCCCGGCGGCACGTCCTTCAGCATGAACCCCGAGGCACCCGCCTTCAGCCCCGAGAACGCGTACTCGTCCAGGTCGAAGGTGGTCAGGATCAGCACCTTCGGCGGGTCGGGCTCCGCGCAGATGCGCCGGGTGGCCTCCACGCCGTCCAGCTTCGGCATACGGACGTCCATCAGTACGACGTCCACCTCCGTGGACCGCACCACCTGCAGGGCCTCGACCCCGTCGCCCGCCTCCGCCACGACCTCCATGTCCGGCTGGGCGGCGAGCACCATCCGGAACCCGGTGCGCAGCAGCACCTGGTCGTCGACGAGCATCACGCGGATGGTCATGAGGTCCTCTTCCGTGGGTCTTCGCTGGATGGGCGCGAGGGTGGGGGCGTGACAGGTGTCAACAGGGGGCGTGCATCGGCGTCAATGCGCGGGTTTGAGCGGGAGCAGAGCGCTGATGCGGAATCCTCCGCCGGGCCTCGGGCCCGCGTCCAGGGTGCCGCCCACCATGCCGACCCGCTCGCGCATGCCGATCAGGCCATGGCCCGCACCGTCGGCGCCGCCCTCCTCGTACAGCTCGTGCGGGGCGCCCTTGCCGTCGTCCTCGACGAGCAGGCCGAGGCCGTCGTCGAAGTAGACCAGGCGCACGCTCGCGCCCGCGTTCGGTCCGCCGTGCTTGCGCGTGTTCGTCAGCGCCTCCTGCACGATGCGGTACGCCGTCAGCTCTACGCCGCTGGGCAGCGGCCGCGCGGTGCCCTCGACCTTGAAGTCCACCGGCAGACCCGAACCGCGGCACTGCTCGACGAGATCCTCGATCTGCTCGACGTCCGGCTGTGGCACGTACTCGCCGCCCTCCTGGTGCTCGCCGGTGCGCAGCACGCCCAGCAGGCGGCGCATCTCGGCGAGGGCCTGGCGGCCGGTGGAGGAGATCGTCTCCAGGGCCTTCTTCGCCTGGTCGGGCGCCGCGTCGAGGACATAGGCGGCGCCGTCGGCCTGCACCACCATCACCGACACGTTGTGGGCGACGACGTCGTGCAGCTCGCGCGCGATGCGGGCGCGCTCGGCGGCTACCGCGACCTTCGCCTGGGCTGCGCGCTCCTTCTCCAGGCGGGCGGCACGCTCCTCCAGTTGCGCGAAGTACGCGCGACGGGTGCGAATGGAGTCACCCAGCACCCAGGCGAGGGCGAACGGCACCGTCTGGAAGACGATGACCGCGACCTGGCCCGGCACGCTGGCGTTCTCGTGCGGCCAGCGCACCTGCGCCAGGGTGGCCGCGCTCAGCGCCATGACCAGGGAGAGGCGGGAAGCCCAGCGGGCACCGATCGCGGCGACCGTGTAGACGATCACCAGCAGGGCGGAGTCGGCCGCCGTGACCCCGATGTTCAGCACCAGCTGAGCCAGTCCGAGCGCCGCGGCAAGCACGAGCATCTGCTCGGGCATACGCCGACGCAACGCGATGACCAGGCACAACAGAAACACGACCGGCACCAGCAGCGCCATGGAGTCGGTGCCGCCGCGGTCTTGTCCCGCGGTTCCGGCAGCCGCGGAGATCCCGAACACGACGAGGGCCCAGAAGCCGTCGACCCAGGTCGGGTGTCTGCGGAGGAAGTCATAGAGGCGCTGCACGTAACCCAGCGTAGGGAAGGCCGATGCGTGCAGGGGTCAACCGGAGGGCCGATCCGGTCCGGGCGCGCGTACTCCGCAAGGTGGATGCCGTGATCACCTGTACGCCTAGTCTGACCGGATGGTGGACGAGGTGACCGATCCGGGCGCGTGGCGCGGCTGGCGGGCGGCGACGCAGACCGCGCTGTACGGCACGGACACGACGGGCGGCTTCTACCGGCGGCACGAGGGTCCGGCCGGGCATTTCCGCACGTCCGTGCACGCCTCGCCGCTGTTCGCCGGGGCCGTGGCCCGGCTGCTGTGCCGGGTAGACGAGGCGCTGGGCCGTCCCGCCTCGCTCGACTTCGTCGACATGGCCGCCGGCCGGGGCGAACTTGTCACCGCGGTGCTCGCCGCGCTCCCCGCCGACGTGGCGGCGCGCACGCGCGCGTACGCCGTCGAAGTCGCCGGCCGCCCCGAGGGCCTCGCTCACCGGATCGAGTGGCTGTCCGAGCCCCCACGACAGGTCACCGGGCTGTTGTTCGCCAACGAGTGGCTGGACAACGTACCCGTGGAGGTCGCGGAGGTCGACGCCGAGGGGGTGGCGCGGCTGGTGCTGGTCCGGGGCGATGGGGTCGAACGCCTCGCGGAGCCGGTGTCCGGCGCGGAGGCGGATTGGCTCGACCGCTGGTGGCCGTGGCCGTCGGCGCGCGAGGCAGGGCTCCGCGCGGAGATCGGGCTGCCGCGGGACACCGCGTGGGCGTCCGCTGTCGGCTGCGTCGTACGGGGGCTCGCGGTGGCGGTGGACTACGCGCACTCGGCGGACGCCCGCCCCCCGTTCGGGACGCTCACCGGGTTCCGGGAGGGCCGTGAGACGGCGCCCGTGCCGGACGGGTCCTGCGACATCACGGCCCACGTCGCGCTGGACGCGTGCGCGCAGGCGGGCGAAGTCGCGCTGGACGCGTGCGCGCAGGCGGGCGAAAAGGGCTCCCGCGCCCGCCTGCTCACCCAGCGCACGGCGCTGCACGCCCTGGGCGTGACCGGCGCACGCCCCCCGCTCGCGCTCGCCTCCACCGACCCCGCGGCCTATGTGCGCGCCCTCACGAGCGCCGGAGAGGCCGCCGAGCTCACCGCGGCGGGCGGCCTGGGCGACTTCGGGTGGCTCCTCCAGCCGGTGGGAATTCCGGACCCGCTCGCCACCGCGGTCTGATCCCTACTTGTCGATGTCCCCGACCACGAAGAACATCGACCCCAGGATCGCCACCATGTCCGCGACCAGCGTGCCCGGCAGCAGTTCGGTGAGCGCCTGGATGTTGTTGTACGAGGCCGAGCGCAGCTTCAGCCGGTACGGGGTCTTCTCGCCCTTGCTGACGAGGTAGTAGCCGTTGATGCCGAGGGGGTTCTCGGTCCACGCGTACGTGTGCCCCTCGGGCGCCTTGAGGACCTTCGGGAGTCGCTGGTTGATCGGGCCGGGCGGCAGGTCGGCGAGCCGGTCGAGGCAGGCGTCCGCGAGGTCGAGCGCGTTGTGCGTCTGCTCCAGGAGGCACTCGAAGCGCGCGAGGCAGTCGCCCTCGGTCCGGTGCACCACCTTCAGGGTGTCCTGCAGCTCTCCGTACGCGAGATAGGGCTCGTCGCGGCGCAGGTCGAAGTCGACGCCCGAGGCCCGCGCGATGGGCCCGCTCACGCCGTACGCGTGCACGTGCTCCGGTGCGAGGACGCCCACGTCCCGTGTGCGCCCCCGGAAGATCTCGTTGCCGAGCACGAGGTCGTCGAACACGTCCATACGGGAACGCACCGCGGCGACGGCGCCACGCGCGCGCGTGGACCAGCCGGCCGGGATGTCCTCCTTGAGGCCGCCGACGCGGTTGAACATGTAGTGCATGCGCCCGCCGGAGACCTCCTCCATGACGTTCTGGAGCACCTCGCGCTCGCGGAAGGCGTAGAAGACCGGTGTGATGCCGCCCAGTTCCAGCGGATACGACCCCAGGAACATCAGGTGGTTCAGCACCCGGTTCAGCTCGGCGAGCAGCGTGCGGGTCCACACCGCGCGCGGGGGCACCTCCATGCCGAGCATCCGCTCCACCGCGAGGACCACACCCAGCTCGTTCGAGAACGCCGACAGCCAGTCGTGACGGTTGGCCAGCATGACGATCTGGCGGTAGTCGCGGGCCTCGAACAGCTTCTCCGCACCACGGTGCATGTAACCGATCACCGGCTCCGCGTGCCGGATGCGCTCGCCGTCCAGCACGAGCCGCAGCCGCAGCACACCGTGCGTGGAGGGGTGCTGGGGACCGATGTTGAGCACCATGTCGGTGCTCTCCGCGGCACCGCCGATCCCGACCGTGGTCTCCGTCGTAGGAGTCATGCATCACAGTCTCCCCTACGTACGCTGGCCGCATGGAAACGGGGAGCCCTGGGGGCCTGGAGACGACGGACAGCGGATCGGCCGGACCCGTGTGGACCGGACTGCCGCCGGGGCTGCTGCGGATGCGGCGACTGTTGCTGGTGGTGTGGCTGGGGCTGGCGGCCGTCGGCATCGGGCCGCCGCTCGGCCTGTTCGCCGGTCCCGCGTGGGCGGCGTTCGCGGTGCTGCCGCTGGCCGGCATCGGCTGGGGGTGGGTGCTGCTCGGCCGCAACTGGCGCTCCTGGCGGTACGCCGAGCGGGCCGACGACCTACTGATCAGCCGGGGTGTGCTGTGGCGTGAGGAGACCGTCGTGCCCTACGGACGCATGCAGCTCGTGGAGGTCACCTCGGGTCCCGTCGAGCGGCACTTCGGGCTGGCCAGCGTCCAGCTGCACACCGCGGCCGCCGCGACCGACGCGACCATCCCGGGCCTGGACCCGGCCGAGGCGGAGCGTCTGCGCGACCGGCTCACCGAGCTCGGCGAGGCCCGATCGGCGGGACTGTGACGACGCCGGGCGTCGAGGACGACGTCCCGCACAGGCCCGACGAGGCGAACGCGTACGGCATATCGGGAGGCCCCACACCTGGCGCCCGTCCGCAGCGGCCCGTCACCGAGCGCAGGCTGCACCCCGTCACGCCGTTCCGGCGGGCGTGGGCGCCGATCGCGGTCCTCGTCGGATGGGCGGTGCACGACCCGAACCAGGCGCAGGAGCAGCTGACCCGGCTCACCACCACGACCCTGCTGATCGCGCTCGCCGCCCTCGTCCCGGCGGCCTCCCTCTACGGCTTTCTGACCTGGTGGTTCACCCACTTCGCGGTGACGGACGGCGAACTGCGCATACGGACCGGCCTGCTGTTCCGGCGCACCGTGCACATCCGGCTGGAACGCATCCAGGCGATCGACGTCAGCCAGCCGCTGCTGGCGCGGATCGCGGGCGTCGCGAAGCTCCGGCTCGACGTGGTCGGCGCCGAGAAGAAGGACGAACTCGCCTTCCTGGGCGAGGAAGAGGCCCGCGTGCTGCGGGCGGAGCTGCTCGCGCGGGCTGCCGGTTTCGCCCCCGAGTCGGCGCACGAAGTGGGCGAGGCGCCCGCGCGCGAGCTGTTGCGCGTCCCGGCGCGCAAGCTGGCGATCTCCCTGCTGCTGACCGGCGCGACCTGGGGCGCGCTGGCCGCCGCGCTCGTCGTGCCGCCGGTCCTGTGGCTGGCCACGCACAGCGTGTGGACGGTCCTCGCGACCGGCGTGCCGCTCCTCGGCGCGGCGGGCGCGAGCAGCGTGGGACGGTTCGTCGGCGAGTACGACTGGACCGTGGGCGAGTCCCCGGACGGGCTGCGGATCGACCACGGGCTGCTGGACCGTACGCACGAGACCGTCCCGCCCGGACGCGTGCAGAGCGTGCGGATCGTCCGGCCGCTGCTGTGGCGGCGGCTCGGCTGGGTGCGCGTCGAGCTGCATGTGGCGGGCTCGGCCAACTCCGTGCTCGTGCCGGTCGCGCCGCGCGAGGCCGCGGAGGCCGTCGTCGCGCGCGTGCTGCCCGGGGTGAGCGTCCCGGCCGAGGAGTCGCTGTCGCGCCCCCCGCGGCGGGCCGGTCGGTGTGTGCCGGTGTGGTGGCGGGGCTACGGGATCGCCGTCACGGACAGTGTGTTCGCCGCCCGGCACGGACTGCTGCGCCGCAGCCTGACGCTCGTGCCGCACGCCAAGGTGCAGAGCGTGCGGCTGACGCAAGGGCCCTGGCAGCGCCTGTGGCGCCTCGCGGACGTCCATGTGGACACGGGAGCTGGCAAGACCGTCACAGCCCGCCTGCGGGACGCACAGGAGGCCGCGGAGCTGCTCCGCGGCCAGGCCGAACGATCACGGACCGGGCGCCTGGACGCCCGGCCCGACCGGTGGATGGCTTAGGACTGCCCGCGGGCGTCAGGAGACGGCGCTGCGCAGCCCCTGGAGGTCGATCACCTCGGTCTCGTCGTGGGCGGTCAGGTCGATCACCTGGCCCACACCGCGCGACGCCTCGTCGACCGGCTTGAACTCCGCCTCGGACTCGGCCTTGTGCAACGCGAGGGCCTCCTGGCCGACGACGTCGGCGAGGTCCTCGTTCTGCACCGACTCCAGCGTGTCGGACGACGACGCGCTCTTCGTGCCGAAGAAGTCGAACCCGCCCTCGGCCGTCGGACGTCGTACGGGCTGCGCGGCCGGTACGACGGCCACGGCGGTCGGCACGGCGAAGTGGCCGGAGGGGCGCTGCACGGGAGCGGCGGGACGGCGGACGAGCGCGGAGCCGACCTCGGCGGCGGGCGCGGAGCCGGCCGGGGCGGGGGCCGGCGACAGCTCGGGCCGCGCGGGCCGCACCTCGTTCACGTCCTGCGCGCGAGTCACGCCGACCGCACCGGCCGC is a window encoding:
- a CDS encoding PH domain-containing protein translates to METGSPGGLETTDSGSAGPVWTGLPPGLLRMRRLLLVVWLGLAAVGIGPPLGLFAGPAWAAFAVLPLAGIGWGWVLLGRNWRSWRYAERADDLLISRGVLWREETVVPYGRMQLVEVTSGPVERHFGLASVQLHTAAAATDATIPGLDPAEAERLRDRLTELGEARSAGL
- a CDS encoding sensor histidine kinase, producing the protein MQRLYDFLRRHPTWVDGFWALVVFGISAAAGTAGQDRGGTDSMALLVPVVFLLCLVIALRRRMPEQMLVLAAALGLAQLVLNIGVTAADSALLVIVYTVAAIGARWASRLSLVMALSAATLAQVRWPHENASVPGQVAVIVFQTVPFALAWVLGDSIRTRRAYFAQLEERAARLEKERAAQAKVAVAAERARIARELHDVVAHNVSVMVVQADGAAYVLDAAPDQAKKALETISSTGRQALAEMRRLLGVLRTGEHQEGGEYVPQPDVEQIEDLVEQCRGSGLPVDFKVEGTARPLPSGVELTAYRIVQEALTNTRKHGGPNAGASVRLVYFDDGLGLLVEDDGKGAPHELYEEGGADGAGHGLIGMRERVGMVGGTLDAGPRPGGGFRISALLPLKPAH
- a CDS encoding DUF5937 family protein, with product MGVNIDIAGLRPERVAVVPSPLAELGQALHALSEPGHHPGLQGWVTGVTARLDPRLADRMCEADFLWRTTFSDLFLPYAGIPGRSTLPGATLAEELDLLDKLTDDEFVDLALEFTCAPGYDLPSPSVLSDPALRSRTFELAASRGPRQVRFTRRVLDDPPRVRAWLREFLEDCEEAFFADVWARVSHALAADARHKTDLLRRKGLAEALTAVSPAVTLDEQAARIVVDKLVDARCTTGDGGLLLVPTSLGWPHLAVLHRYGWQPVIHYPVGSPELASPPSVEQLTLRLTALSHPVRMRICRQLARSAYTTTELAQVHGVTAPEISRHLGVLKKAGLLTTRRRGRYVLHQLDVTVVARLGSDFLEGILR
- a CDS encoding SAM-dependent methyltransferase; its protein translation is MVDEVTDPGAWRGWRAATQTALYGTDTTGGFYRRHEGPAGHFRTSVHASPLFAGAVARLLCRVDEALGRPASLDFVDMAAGRGELVTAVLAALPADVAARTRAYAVEVAGRPEGLAHRIEWLSEPPRQVTGLLFANEWLDNVPVEVAEVDAEGVARLVLVRGDGVERLAEPVSGAEADWLDRWWPWPSAREAGLRAEIGLPRDTAWASAVGCVVRGLAVAVDYAHSADARPPFGTLTGFREGRETAPVPDGSCDITAHVALDACAQAGEVALDACAQAGEKGSRARLLTQRTALHALGVTGARPPLALASTDPAAYVRALTSAGEAAELTAAGGLGDFGWLLQPVGIPDPLATAV
- a CDS encoding response regulator, with translation MTIRVMLVDDQVLLRTGFRMVLAAQPDMEVVAEAGDGVEALQVVRSTEVDVVLMDVRMPKLDGVEATRRICAEPDPPKVLILTTFDLDEYAFSGLKAGASGFMLKDVPPGELLAAIRSVHSGDAVVAPSTTRRLLDRFAPMLPSAGKEPRHKGLERLTEREREVMVLVAQGLSNGEIAARLVLSEATVKTHVGRILTKLGLRDRVQVVVLAYETGLVRAGGH
- the panC gene encoding pantoate--beta-alanine ligase gives rise to the protein MTTTLLRTAGELHARTRGGRRAVVMTMGALHEGHATLVRTARELAGPDGEVVVTVFVNPLQFGAGEDLDRYPRTLDADIKIAEQAGADVVFAPAVDEVYPGGEPQVRITAGPMGERLEGSSRPGHFDGMLTVVAKLLHLTRPDVALFGQKDAQQLALIRRMVRDLNFGVEIVAVPTVREDDGLALSSRNRYLSAKERRTALALSQALFAGGDRHAAQEALRARAREVPATQARAEALSAIGESRAAADAHAVAKATPGNPAAVRAAARMVLDDAARLDPPLQLDYLALVDPSDFTEIEDDFTGEAVLAVAARVGTTRLIDNLPLTFGAAS
- a CDS encoding threonine aldolase family protein, with the protein product MANTAEHDDEKTARQRLRERRAVAFREAERVLSRGGFRSPLRDRLALLQEAEHVYDLDEPADIYGDGVVEALERRVAGLLGTEAAAFFPTGTMAQQIALRCWAGRTGNPTVALHALSHPEVWERGAFTTVSELRTVQVTREPRLPTAEEVRAFEEPFGALMLELPLRDAGFVLPSWEELTEVVEAARERDAVVHFDGARLWETTHHFGRPLHEIADLADSVYVSFYKSLDGFGGAALAGPKSLVEEAKTWRHRYGGMIFQQFPTVLSALIGLERELPRLPEYVAHARVVAAALREGFAEAGVPWARVHPEMPHTHEFQVWLPYEADVLAEAAALQAEETKTMLFATAWERGGPGLSLTEVSVRAAGLTWTADDVKAAVADFMDRVARVAEETGKRGVSR
- a CDS encoding Rossmann-like and DUF2520 domain-containing protein; the encoded protein is MSTAQQPDPRDRPARLAVGVVGAGRVGPALAASLQLAGHRPVAVSGVSDASRRRAALLLPDVPLVPPAEVLQRSDLVLLTVPDDTLPGLVEGLAETGAVRPGQLLVHTSGRYGAKVLDPALRAGALPLALHPAMTFTGTPVDVQRLAGCSFGVTAPDELRLAAEALVIEMGGEPEWIAEERRPLYHAALALGANHLVTLVAQSMELLRAAGVDAPDRMLGPLLGAALDNALRSGDGALTGPVARGDAGTVAAHVAELREHAPQTVAGYLAMARATADRALAHGLLKPELAQDLLGVLAEGAHGTPGSPGTPGPYGTEGDAG
- a CDS encoding PH domain-containing protein, which translates into the protein MTTPGVEDDVPHRPDEANAYGISGGPTPGARPQRPVTERRLHPVTPFRRAWAPIAVLVGWAVHDPNQAQEQLTRLTTTTLLIALAALVPAASLYGFLTWWFTHFAVTDGELRIRTGLLFRRTVHIRLERIQAIDVSQPLLARIAGVAKLRLDVVGAEKKDELAFLGEEEARVLRAELLARAAGFAPESAHEVGEAPARELLRVPARKLAISLLLTGATWGALAAALVVPPVLWLATHSVWTVLATGVPLLGAAGASSVGRFVGEYDWTVGESPDGLRIDHGLLDRTHETVPPGRVQSVRIVRPLLWRRLGWVRVELHVAGSANSVLVPVAPREAAEAVVARVLPGVSVPAEESLSRPPRRAGRCVPVWWRGYGIAVTDSVFAARHGLLRRSLTLVPHAKVQSVRLTQGPWQRLWRLADVHVDTGAGKTVTARLRDAQEAAELLRGQAERSRTGRLDARPDRWMA
- a CDS encoding NADH-quinone oxidoreductase subunit D, yielding MTPTTETTVGIGGAAESTDMVLNIGPQHPSTHGVLRLRLVLDGERIRHAEPVIGYMHRGAEKLFEARDYRQIVMLANRHDWLSAFSNELGVVLAVERMLGMEVPPRAVWTRTLLAELNRVLNHLMFLGSYPLELGGITPVFYAFREREVLQNVMEEVSGGRMHYMFNRVGGLKEDIPAGWSTRARGAVAAVRSRMDVFDDLVLGNEIFRGRTRDVGVLAPEHVHAYGVSGPIARASGVDFDLRRDEPYLAYGELQDTLKVVHRTEGDCLARFECLLEQTHNALDLADACLDRLADLPPGPINQRLPKVLKAPEGHTYAWTENPLGINGYYLVSKGEKTPYRLKLRSASYNNIQALTELLPGTLVADMVAILGSMFFVVGDIDK